A region from the Candidatus Binatia bacterium genome encodes:
- the dnaE gene encoding DNA polymerase III subunit alpha, with protein MSFVHLHTHTQYSLLDGANKIKDLVPHVAKAGMPALAMTDHGNMFGAVDFYQACEAGGVQPIIGCEVYVAPRSRFDKSQARSEDPETGGNYHLVLLARNEKGYRNLCRMVTQAYTEGYYYKPRIDRELLNEFNEGIFCLSGCLGSEVNQAIQRGDTGRAREVAKEFAQIFDKDRYYIEVQDNHMAEQELSNRELFSLARDLGLPLIATNDCHYLQPGDAHAHEALLCIQTGRTLSDPDRFKFPTDQLFVKTPEEMKAAFPEFPEAISNTVDLAKRCDFKMSFGQYEFPEFELDDNDTLEAALEREAAEGLERRLEKIRKISKNWGEDILKEYQDRLRIELDIIKSMGFSGYFLIVSDFILWAKRRGIPVGPGRGSAAGSLVAYAMEITDIDPIPLGLLFERFLNPERISMPDIDVDFCYERRDEVIQYVREKYGEDRVAQIITFGTLKGKAALKDVGRVLEFTYGETDKLAKLYPAARQGRDFNLEQALSMEPKLREIAETGDRERQLFDYAGKLEGLMRHSSKHAAGVVIGSRPLVESLPLCVDKGNLITQFSGGDVEAVGLIKFDFLGLKNLTLIADIVRRIKQTRGIEIDVSALPLDDAKSYKVFSEGKTVGIFQMESSGMSELVQRLKPTTFEEITAINALYRPGPLDSGMTDNFVDRKHGREAVAYPHPKLEPILKETYGIMVYQEQVMQAAQILAGYSLGDADNLRRAMGKKKVEVMAKERERFLQGCEKNGLEAQNAGEIFDQMETFAGYGFNKSHAAAYALISFQTAYLKAHYPEEFIAGLLTLEMGDSDKTHKNIAEARSRKIPILPPDINESREDFTVVTDGKIRFGLGAVKGLGSKAIDAILKHRDEDGNFNGLDELVVRVQSAPVNRKALDSLIKCGAFDFSGIERASMAGSLENLLRWAQVAASHVNQHNLFSAASGGEPEKFRFDRDAEWPEAEKLRQEKETLGFFITGHPLDRYKRQLTKLVTARTLDLRQMPNQQKVTLAGVVQGLKPKNTRKGDRYASFYFEDLHGHVEVIAWPDTYRKHEELLFVEEPLCLNGRLDVTEERCQVIAESLVRLDDARSRAVREVQIRVRESEITAAEIQGLKRTLEMHSGDIPSYLHVIRERFETRIALESFPVTTNDKLLAALGERFRKAEVKFVS; from the coding sequence ATGAGTTTCGTCCACCTCCACACACATACGCAATATTCGCTCCTCGACGGGGCGAACAAGATCAAGGATCTCGTTCCTCACGTCGCAAAGGCAGGAATGCCGGCATTGGCCATGACGGATCATGGAAACATGTTCGGGGCGGTGGACTTCTATCAGGCCTGTGAGGCGGGTGGGGTACAACCGATTATCGGCTGCGAGGTCTACGTGGCACCGCGGTCGCGCTTCGACAAGAGCCAGGCTCGCAGCGAGGATCCCGAGACAGGCGGCAACTATCATCTGGTCCTTTTGGCGAGGAACGAGAAGGGATACCGCAATCTCTGTCGTATGGTGACCCAGGCCTATACGGAGGGCTATTATTACAAGCCTCGTATCGACCGCGAGTTACTCAATGAATTCAACGAAGGCATCTTCTGCCTTTCGGGCTGCCTCGGCAGCGAGGTCAATCAGGCGATCCAGCGCGGCGACACCGGGCGGGCACGCGAGGTAGCCAAGGAATTCGCCCAGATTTTCGACAAGGATCGATATTATATCGAGGTGCAGGATAATCATATGGCCGAGCAGGAACTCTCGAACCGAGAGCTTTTCTCGCTGGCCCGTGACCTCGGCCTCCCGTTGATTGCGACCAACGACTGCCACTACCTCCAACCAGGCGACGCACATGCCCATGAAGCGCTCCTCTGCATCCAGACAGGACGGACACTAAGCGATCCCGACCGCTTCAAATTCCCGACCGATCAGCTCTTTGTCAAAACGCCGGAGGAGATGAAGGCCGCTTTCCCGGAATTCCCCGAGGCCATCTCCAATACAGTCGACCTCGCAAAACGATGCGACTTCAAGATGAGCTTCGGTCAATACGAATTCCCGGAATTCGAACTCGACGACAACGACACCCTCGAAGCCGCTCTCGAGCGCGAAGCCGCCGAGGGACTTGAGCGACGGCTCGAGAAGATTCGTAAAATCAGTAAAAACTGGGGTGAGGACATCCTCAAGGAGTATCAGGATCGCCTCCGTATCGAGTTGGACATCATCAAATCGATGGGGTTTTCCGGCTATTTTCTGATCGTCTCGGATTTCATTCTCTGGGCCAAGCGCCGCGGCATTCCAGTGGGGCCGGGGCGGGGGTCGGCGGCGGGCAGCCTGGTTGCCTATGCCATGGAAATCACCGACATCGATCCGATTCCCCTGGGCCTGCTTTTCGAGAGATTCCTCAATCCGGAACGCATCTCGATGCCGGATATCGACGTGGACTTCTGCTACGAGCGTCGCGACGAAGTGATTCAATACGTCCGCGAGAAGTACGGCGAGGATCGCGTGGCCCAAATCATCACGTTCGGAACCCTCAAGGGAAAGGCGGCACTCAAAGATGTGGGCCGCGTGCTGGAGTTTACCTACGGCGAGACGGACAAGCTGGCCAAGCTCTATCCCGCAGCTCGTCAGGGCAGGGACTTCAACCTCGAGCAGGCGCTGAGCATGGAGCCAAAGCTGCGCGAGATCGCCGAGACGGGCGATCGAGAGCGCCAACTCTTCGATTACGCCGGCAAGCTCGAAGGTCTGATGCGACATTCCTCCAAACACGCGGCCGGTGTCGTGATTGGGTCGCGCCCGTTGGTGGAATCCCTTCCGCTTTGCGTGGACAAGGGAAACCTCATCACCCAGTTTAGTGGCGGTGACGTCGAAGCCGTTGGCTTGATCAAATTCGATTTTCTGGGCCTGAAAAATCTCACGCTGATCGCCGACATCGTCCGCCGCATCAAGCAAACCCGCGGCATCGAAATCGATGTTTCCGCGCTCCCGCTGGACGACGCCAAAAGCTACAAGGTCTTCTCCGAAGGGAAGACTGTCGGTATTTTCCAGATGGAGTCCAGTGGAATGAGTGAACTCGTTCAGCGACTCAAGCCCACAACCTTCGAGGAAATTACCGCAATCAATGCTCTCTACCGACCGGGCCCGCTCGACTCGGGGATGACCGACAACTTCGTCGATCGAAAGCACGGACGAGAGGCTGTTGCCTACCCCCACCCGAAGTTGGAGCCCATTCTGAAAGAGACCTACGGAATCATGGTCTATCAGGAGCAGGTGATGCAGGCGGCCCAGATCCTTGCGGGCTATTCGTTGGGAGATGCCGACAACCTGCGCCGAGCCATGGGCAAGAAGAAAGTCGAGGTCATGGCCAAGGAGCGGGAACGCTTCCTTCAGGGCTGCGAAAAGAACGGTCTCGAGGCGCAGAATGCCGGCGAGATCTTCGACCAAATGGAAACCTTCGCCGGTTACGGCTTCAACAAGAGTCATGCGGCCGCCTATGCGCTGATCTCCTTCCAGACAGCCTATCTCAAGGCGCATTATCCGGAAGAATTCATTGCCGGCCTGCTGACTCTCGAAATGGGCGACAGCGACAAGACGCACAAGAATATTGCCGAAGCGCGCTCTCGGAAAATCCCCATCCTTCCGCCGGACATCAACGAGAGCCGCGAAGATTTCACGGTTGTCACAGATGGCAAGATTCGCTTCGGCCTCGGTGCCGTCAAGGGATTGGGGAGCAAGGCGATCGACGCCATCCTCAAACATCGCGACGAGGATGGCAATTTCAACGGACTCGATGAACTCGTCGTCCGGGTACAATCCGCGCCGGTGAACCGAAAGGCCCTGGACAGCCTGATCAAATGCGGGGCGTTCGATTTCTCGGGAATCGAACGCGCTTCGATGGCAGGCTCATTGGAGAACCTTCTGCGCTGGGCACAGGTCGCCGCCAGCCACGTGAATCAGCATAACCTCTTCAGTGCAGCCAGCGGTGGCGAGCCGGAGAAGTTCCGGTTCGATCGCGATGCCGAGTGGCCCGAGGCCGAAAAGTTACGGCAGGAAAAGGAAACGCTCGGATTCTTCATCACCGGACACCCACTGGACCGCTACAAACGACAGCTTACGAAATTGGTGACGGCACGGACTCTGGACCTTCGCCAGATGCCCAACCAACAGAAGGTCACTCTCGCCGGAGTCGTGCAGGGCCTGAAGCCAAAAAACACTCGAAAAGGGGACCGATACGCAAGTTTCTACTTCGAAGACCTGCACGGTCACGTCGAGGTCATTGCCTGGCCCGATACCTATCGCAAGCATGAAGAACTCCTTTTCGTGGAAGAACCGCTCTGCCTCAATGGAAGACTCGACGTCACCGAGGAGCGATGTCAGGTCATCGCCGAATCGCTCGTCCGACTCGACGACGCTCGCTCGCGCGCTGTTCGAGAAGTTCAGATCCGAGTCCGCGAATCCGAGATCACCGCAGCCGAGATTCAGGGACTCAAGCGCACTCTCGAGATGCATTCGGGAGACATTCCCAGCTACCTGCATGTGATCCGAGAACGGTTCGAGACCCGAATTGCGCTGGAGTCCTTCCCGGTGACAACGAACGACAAGCTGCTTGCCGCTCTGGGCGAACGGTTCCGCAAGGCCGAAGTGAAATTCGTTTCCTGA